The Labilibaculum sp. DW002 genome includes a region encoding these proteins:
- a CDS encoding SRPBCC family protein, with product MAFYQFQKEQFIKASLEDIWDFISSPQNLKKITPPHMGFDIRTPNLPDKIYEGMIISYTVRPLWGIPTNWVTEITHIRDKSYFVDEQRVGPYKIWHHQHIIMPKGDGVLMKDIVSYQPPLGWIGSLANTLFIKDKLNEIFDFRTKELEKIFPSLETV from the coding sequence ATGGCATTTTATCAATTTCAAAAGGAACAATTTATTAAAGCTTCCCTTGAGGATATTTGGGATTTTATAAGTTCGCCACAGAATTTAAAGAAAATTACGCCTCCCCATATGGGCTTTGATATTCGCACACCCAATTTACCCGACAAAATATATGAGGGTATGATTATTAGCTATACGGTTCGTCCTCTTTGGGGTATTCCCACAAACTGGGTAACAGAAATAACACACATAAGGGATAAATCGTATTTTGTAGATGAACAAAGGGTTGGCCCCTATAAGATATGGCACCATCAACACATTATTATGCCTAAAGGAGATGGTGTATTAATGAAAGATATTGTGAGTTATCAGCCACCATTGGGCTGGATAGGGAGTTTAGCTAACACTTTGTTTATTAAAGATAAATTGAACGAAATTTTTGATTTCAGGACCAAAGAACTTGAAAAGATATTTCCATCCTTAGAAACTGTTTAA
- a CDS encoding S41 family peptidase, whose protein sequence is MKRTFILLFAVLLSGFVSAIGNAEWIRYAAISPNGEQIVFANKGDLYLVASKGGEARPLTFHKAHDFMPVWSHDGSKIAFASERYGNFDIFVINANGGAAKRLTYHSTNEYPYSFSNDDKNVIFGAQRLDAASHRQYPTRSQPELYQVAANGGRVDQIWTIPAEDIQVSKDGNQMIYHDKKGGENEFRKHHTSAITRDIWKYDKKANKHTMITSFNGEDRNPVYSTDEKSIYYLSEESGCFNVHKLALDNPANKEQITDFKMHPVRYLSMANNGALCYTHNGELFTMTDGNQQKVNVKINTEGKNNNEQIISVRGNVKEMAVSPDGKEIAYTARGEVFVSSVEAKMTKRITTTPAEERFVSFSPDGKSILYASERNAKWGIYQSKKVSDTEPYFYASTLLKEEPVIVNENENYQPKFSPDGKEIAFIENKRSLKIYNIESKKIRTIMNGDQLFYMGDGDQYFSWSPDSKWLLVEYSPVLANSEVVLISADGKQEMINLTESGYGDASPIWVNGGKQMLWFSDRHGLRSYANSGSRQMDVYTMFFTKDSWDRFNMSKDDYALLKEIEKKEKEAKEKAKKEAEKKVDKDKKKSKKKDDAKKDEVKKDSTLTFDWEGLKDRKKRLTIHSAKLADAVLSKDGEDLYYLAKFEKGYNLWTTKLRTKATKMLIKLGAKSGSLIWDKKMKNLFLLADGSMSKVDLAAKSTKPVSISGEMTLDVTAERQQMFNHVWKRVKSMFYISDYHGVDWDALKVNYQAKLGSVGNDFEFSELLSEMLGELNVSHCGARYYGGMSNGDKTASLGIFIDYSYKGEGIKIDEIMKGGPLDKQSLKVSKGMIIQHIDGVSIDSNVDFAKYLNRKAGQITLLHVYDPATKKSQDITMKPISLRKESGLLYDRWIKMNEADVEKLSNGKLGYVHLPGMSDGKYRDIYEKAMGKYFDKKGLIVDTRFNGGGDLVGDLSMFLTGVRFLDYAVEDRVLGFEPNYRWTKPSVALVGEAQYSDGSCFACGYQDLGIGKMIGMPVPGTCSFAGWEMLQNGKVLWGSVPVSAKNKKGEWMENNQTVPEVIIKNMPGKIDKGIDQQLEGAVKALQEACK, encoded by the coding sequence ATGAAAAGAACTTTTATTTTACTATTCGCTGTATTATTGAGCGGATTCGTTTCGGCTATCGGTAATGCTGAATGGATACGTTATGCAGCAATTTCTCCGAATGGAGAACAGATTGTATTTGCCAACAAGGGAGATCTATATTTGGTAGCGTCAAAAGGAGGCGAAGCGCGCCCACTTACCTTTCATAAAGCACACGATTTTATGCCAGTTTGGAGTCACGATGGAAGCAAAATTGCTTTTGCATCGGAGCGATATGGAAACTTCGACATCTTTGTGATTAATGCAAATGGTGGAGCAGCCAAGCGTTTAACTTACCATTCAACTAATGAATATCCATATTCATTTAGCAATGATGACAAGAATGTGATTTTTGGAGCTCAAAGATTAGATGCAGCCAGTCATCGTCAATACCCAACAAGATCGCAACCAGAGTTGTATCAGGTTGCTGCCAATGGAGGACGTGTTGATCAAATTTGGACAATTCCTGCTGAAGATATTCAGGTGAGTAAGGATGGTAATCAAATGATTTATCATGATAAAAAAGGTGGTGAAAACGAATTTCGTAAGCATCACACTTCTGCCATTACGCGTGATATCTGGAAATACGATAAAAAGGCGAATAAACACACGATGATCACTAGTTTTAATGGTGAAGATAGAAATCCTGTTTACAGTACTGATGAAAAGAGTATCTATTATTTAAGCGAAGAAAGTGGATGTTTTAATGTTCATAAATTGGCATTGGATAATCCTGCTAACAAGGAACAGATAACTGATTTCAAAATGCATCCGGTTCGCTATTTAAGTATGGCAAACAACGGAGCGCTTTGCTATACTCATAATGGAGAGTTGTTTACCATGACTGATGGAAATCAGCAAAAGGTAAATGTAAAGATCAACACCGAAGGAAAAAACAACAACGAGCAAATTATCTCGGTAAGAGGAAATGTGAAAGAAATGGCTGTTTCTCCTGACGGAAAAGAGATTGCTTATACTGCTAGAGGAGAAGTTTTTGTTTCTTCTGTAGAGGCGAAAATGACAAAGCGAATTACAACAACTCCTGCAGAGGAACGTTTTGTTAGCTTTTCTCCTGATGGAAAGAGCATTCTTTACGCAAGTGAAAGAAATGCCAAATGGGGAATTTATCAGAGTAAAAAAGTAAGCGATACAGAACCATATTTTTATGCTTCAACCTTGTTGAAAGAAGAGCCAGTAATTGTCAACGAGAATGAAAATTATCAGCCTAAATTTTCTCCTGATGGAAAAGAGATCGCTTTTATTGAGAACAAAAGATCATTGAAGATTTATAATATTGAGAGTAAAAAGATCCGTACCATTATGAATGGTGATCAACTATTCTACATGGGAGATGGCGATCAGTATTTTTCTTGGAGTCCAGATAGCAAATGGTTATTGGTAGAGTATTCTCCAGTGCTAGCCAATAGCGAAGTGGTTCTAATTTCGGCGGATGGAAAGCAAGAAATGATCAACCTTACCGAAAGTGGTTATGGTGATGCTAGTCCTATTTGGGTAAATGGTGGCAAGCAAATGTTGTGGTTTAGTGATCGTCACGGATTGCGTTCATATGCCAACAGTGGTTCTCGCCAAATGGATGTTTATACCATGTTCTTTACCAAAGATTCTTGGGATCGATTTAACATGAGCAAGGATGATTACGCTTTGTTAAAAGAAATCGAAAAGAAAGAAAAAGAAGCGAAAGAAAAAGCCAAAAAGGAGGCTGAGAAAAAAGTTGATAAGGATAAGAAAAAATCGAAGAAGAAAGATGATGCTAAAAAGGATGAGGTGAAAAAAGATAGCACGCTTACATTCGATTGGGAAGGATTGAAAGATCGTAAAAAACGATTGACCATTCATTCTGCAAAATTAGCAGATGCTGTACTTTCAAAAGATGGAGAAGATCTTTATTATCTGGCTAAGTTTGAAAAGGGATATAACCTTTGGACAACTAAATTAAGAACAAAGGCAACCAAAATGCTAATTAAATTAGGTGCCAAAAGTGGAAGCTTAATTTGGGATAAGAAAATGAAAAATCTTTTCCTTTTAGCTGATGGAAGTATGTCTAAGGTTGATTTGGCTGCGAAATCTACTAAGCCTGTTTCGATTAGTGGAGAAATGACACTTGATGTAACTGCAGAACGTCAGCAAATGTTCAATCATGTTTGGAAGAGAGTAAAATCGATGTTTTACATTTCGGATTACCATGGTGTTGATTGGGATGCTCTTAAGGTAAATTATCAAGCTAAGTTAGGTTCGGTAGGTAACGACTTTGAATTCTCTGAGTTATTATCAGAGATGTTAGGAGAATTGAATGTATCTCACTGTGGAGCTCGTTACTATGGTGGAATGTCTAACGGAGATAAAACAGCTTCATTGGGAATCTTTATTGACTACTCTTACAAAGGAGAAGGAATCAAGATTGATGAGATCATGAAAGGTGGTCCTTTGGACAAGCAGAGTCTGAAAGTCTCTAAGGGAATGATTATTCAGCATATTGATGGTGTTAGTATAGATAGCAATGTTGATTTTGCGAAATACTTAAATCGTAAAGCAGGTCAAATTACACTGCTACATGTTTACGATCCTGCAACTAAAAAATCTCAGGACATTACAATGAAACCAATTTCATTAAGAAAAGAAAGTGGTTTATTGTATGATCGTTGGATTAAGATGAATGAGGCTGATGTAGAGAAATTGAGTAATGGCAAGCTAGGTTATGTGCATTTACCTGGAATGAGTGATGGTAAATATCGTGACATCTACGAAAAAGCGATGGGTAAGTATTTTGATAAAAAAGGATTGATTGTAGATACTCGTTTTAATGGTGGTGGTGACCTTGTTGGTGACTTATCAATGTTTTTGACTGGTGTACGTTTTCTTGATTATGCTGTTGAAGACAGAGTTTTAGGTTTTGAACCTAACTACAGATGGACTAAGCCAAGTGTTGCACTTGTTGGAGAGGCTCAATATAGCGATGGCTCTTGTTTTGCATGTGGATATCAAGATTTAGGAATTGGAAAAATGATTGGTATGCCTGTTCCTGGAACTTGTAGTTTTGCAGGATGGGAAATGTTGCAAAATGGGAAAGTACTTTGGGGATCGGTTCCTGTAAGTGCTAAGAATAAAAAAGGGGAATGGATGGAAAACAATCAAACTGTTCCTGAAGTTATCATTAAAAATATGCCGGGTAAGATTGATAAAGGAATCGATCAGCAACTAGAAGGTGCGGTTAAAGCCTTGCAAGAAGCATGTAAATAA
- a CDS encoding C45 family peptidase: MKIKQLLLLLICVFYSGLVFSQEYKYEENNGVRTFHEGSLFVKEGVPFLTVKGESFEMGLQYGVLMNDQILDLDVKVDSIIDSFVGKFFLKKWIAKKVLKSKIRKIEKRMPREFIEELEGMAAGCDLNIREVKTMAYFPQLFFDISCTSFVLKNEEGIIHGRNLDWPNIEIFTHYPLIVNYHRKGKIPSTILSFVSYPAAYTGMNHKGLSMSINSNYSSVPDGKKGSDYSIDMPMPYKLRQVMENADELSEVDELFKTYSTHGWFITVGSKKDHLAAVYELSRGRMIKNDMKDNMIAVTNLSLSDEGRFEYSSISEHKDWNIAREDKLKELNQKINDNNLVEKAYKMVSSTEYYHLEHDPYYIGINNDMTVKSCIMDNTNNKIYFSYAERLAGLGQFLEYDIASEKVSVFKEAKASQALKDLNSKLAFSKWHRESFGGKKKRDNEYYRALIEYAKSSTLESAKKNRLTAVCYSNLGNKDKALEFVNKYIENRPKYNSAYDTKISILNDFKDYEAVISTIDEMLKHAILTPLDQFSAKKELVIAYDKLQTQTPNQKNIDRIKQLAMEMTEEANKYFLAEWIKKDLSKIDEIVTKYN, translated from the coding sequence ATGAAAATAAAGCAATTACTCTTACTTCTTATTTGTGTTTTTTATTCCGGACTTGTTTTTTCGCAAGAGTATAAATATGAGGAGAACAATGGTGTAAGAACTTTTCATGAAGGAAGCTTGTTTGTAAAAGAAGGAGTGCCTTTTTTAACGGTTAAAGGGGAGTCGTTTGAAATGGGGCTGCAATATGGAGTTCTGATGAACGATCAAATTCTTGATTTGGATGTAAAAGTTGATAGCATTATAGATTCTTTTGTTGGGAAATTCTTTTTGAAAAAATGGATTGCTAAAAAAGTTTTGAAATCTAAAATTAGAAAGATAGAGAAAAGGATGCCAAGGGAATTTATTGAAGAATTAGAGGGAATGGCAGCAGGTTGTGATTTGAATATTCGAGAAGTAAAAACAATGGCTTATTTTCCACAACTATTTTTCGATATCAGTTGTACTTCTTTCGTGTTAAAAAATGAAGAGGGAATTATTCATGGCCGGAATTTAGATTGGCCAAATATTGAAATATTTACTCATTACCCACTGATTGTAAATTATCATCGTAAAGGAAAAATACCAAGCACAATATTGTCATTTGTAAGTTATCCTGCAGCCTACACAGGTATGAACCATAAAGGATTGAGTATGTCAATTAATAGCAATTATAGCTCCGTTCCAGATGGGAAAAAAGGAAGTGATTACAGCATCGATATGCCAATGCCTTATAAATTAAGACAGGTAATGGAGAATGCCGACGAATTATCTGAAGTGGATGAACTATTTAAAACTTATAGTACTCATGGCTGGTTCATTACAGTAGGGAGTAAAAAAGATCATTTGGCAGCTGTTTATGAATTGTCACGCGGTAGGATGATTAAAAATGACATGAAAGACAATATGATAGCGGTTACCAATCTTTCATTATCTGATGAAGGACGATTTGAATATAGTTCTATTAGTGAGCACAAAGATTGGAATATCGCTAGAGAAGATAAATTGAAAGAACTCAATCAGAAAATTAACGATAACAATTTAGTTGAGAAAGCTTACAAAATGGTGTCGTCAACTGAATACTATCACCTAGAGCATGATCCATATTACATTGGCATAAATAATGACATGACTGTTAAGAGCTGCATTATGGATAACACGAACAATAAAATATATTTCTCATATGCTGAAAGATTAGCTGGATTAGGACAGTTCTTAGAATATGATATTGCAAGTGAAAAGGTTTCTGTTTTTAAAGAAGCGAAAGCTAGCCAAGCTTTAAAAGATTTAAATAGCAAGTTAGCTTTTTCCAAATGGCATCGAGAGAGTTTTGGTGGGAAAAAGAAACGTGATAATGAGTATTATAGGGCTTTAATCGAATATGCAAAAAGTTCGACACTTGAATCTGCCAAAAAAAATAGATTGACTGCCGTTTGTTATAGTAATCTTGGGAATAAAGATAAAGCCTTGGAGTTTGTTAATAAATATATTGAGAACAGACCCAAATATAATTCGGCGTATGATACTAAAATTAGTATTCTAAATGACTTTAAAGATTATGAAGCTGTGATCAGCACAATTGATGAGATGCTAAAGCATGCTATTCTAACACCCTTAGATCAATTTAGTGCAAAAAAAGAGTTAGTAATTGCATACGATAAATTGCAGACACAAACTCCAAATCAAAAAAATATAGACAGAATTAAACAATTGGCTATGGAGATGACGGAGGAAGCTAATAAATACTTTCTAGCAGAGTGGATCAAAAAAGACCTATCTAAAATTGATGAAATTGTAACCAAGTACAATTAG
- a CDS encoding alpha-L-fucosidase, with protein sequence MSKKLFIVALVLMLVSNHSIGQKKYKADWESLKTYEIPQWYKDAKFGIFIHWGPTTVPANNAEWYGFHMWNEGEVDALGNPSKKASSAYNFHKENFGDPAEYGYTKFIPEFKAENFDPKEWIDLFVEAGAKYVVPVGEHCDGFAMYNSKITRWNSVEMGPKKDIVGELFSEARKQGLKVGTSSHYAYGWHWWTYKDKFETTNPELRDFYWDAHDRWEPASKEWVKNWYNRTMDMMTQYQPDLLWFDLGFCEPAYEDARKKILANYYNQGLKNDQEVVLNYKNIQWKPVPDGAAVLDLESGKLDRIRKDVWQTDMSLGGWRWGYCEPYEMRDASNYIQDLIDIVSKNGVLLLNVAPNKHGVIPDDQKAILRDIGGWLKVNGEGIYESVPFTVFGQGPTNAEMRIHANIHEKGFTSDDFRYTQNEQNIYAFWMKADDRKVISLDAFGSENRIINDAISKVSLLGYDSEINWIQQKNELVIQLPANFSSKNPPCFKIELEAMPSDIFNTKK encoded by the coding sequence ATGAGTAAGAAGTTATTTATTGTTGCATTAGTACTGATGCTTGTAAGCAATCATAGCATTGGTCAGAAGAAATACAAAGCCGACTGGGAATCTCTAAAAACTTATGAGATACCACAATGGTATAAAGATGCTAAATTTGGAATTTTCATTCATTGGGGCCCAACAACAGTACCGGCAAACAATGCGGAATGGTACGGATTTCATATGTGGAACGAAGGTGAAGTTGATGCTCTTGGAAATCCAAGTAAAAAAGCTTCGAGTGCCTACAATTTCCACAAGGAAAACTTTGGTGACCCTGCCGAATATGGATACACCAAATTCATTCCAGAATTTAAAGCTGAAAATTTTGACCCAAAAGAATGGATTGACCTGTTTGTTGAAGCAGGAGCAAAATATGTTGTACCCGTAGGAGAACATTGCGATGGATTTGCCATGTACAATTCAAAAATTACACGATGGAACTCGGTAGAAATGGGACCAAAAAAAGATATTGTTGGTGAACTGTTCTCGGAAGCACGAAAACAAGGTTTAAAAGTGGGTACTTCTTCGCATTATGCTTACGGTTGGCACTGGTGGACTTACAAAGACAAATTCGAAACTACAAATCCTGAACTAAGAGATTTTTATTGGGATGCTCACGATCGTTGGGAACCTGCATCAAAAGAATGGGTGAAAAATTGGTACAACCGCACCATGGATATGATGACGCAATACCAACCTGATCTATTATGGTTCGACCTTGGATTTTGTGAGCCTGCTTATGAAGATGCCCGCAAAAAAATACTAGCCAATTACTACAATCAAGGTTTGAAAAACGATCAGGAAGTTGTATTGAACTACAAAAACATCCAATGGAAACCGGTACCTGATGGTGCTGCAGTATTGGATTTGGAAAGTGGAAAGCTTGACAGAATCCGTAAAGATGTTTGGCAAACGGACATGAGTTTAGGCGGCTGGCGTTGGGGATATTGTGAGCCTTATGAAATGCGAGATGCAAGTAATTATATACAAGACCTGATCGATATTGTAAGTAAAAATGGCGTTCTATTGCTAAATGTTGCTCCTAACAAACATGGCGTTATTCCTGATGACCAGAAAGCAATTTTAAGAGATATTGGGGGATGGTTAAAAGTAAATGGTGAAGGAATCTACGAAAGTGTACCGTTTACCGTTTTTGGACAAGGACCAACTAATGCCGAGATGCGCATTCATGCAAACATACACGAAAAAGGTTTTACTTCAGATGATTTCCGTTATACCCAAAACGAACAGAATATCTACGCTTTTTGGATGAAAGCAGACGATAGAAAAGTAATTTCCTTGGATGCATTTGGTTCTGAAAATCGAATCATTAATGATGCCATTAGCAAGGTAAGTCTGTTAGGATACGATTCCGAAATAAATTGGATTCAACAAAAAAATGAGTTGGTTATTCAACTACCTGCAAATTTTTCATCTAAAAACCCTCCTTGTTTTAAAATAGAACTGGAAGCAATGCCAAGTGATATTTTTAATACCAAAAAATAA
- a CDS encoding transporter suffix domain-containing protein, which translates to MKKKNWTIRLGIFLIIFCIPFFLFIAIMPFLEMEAKTKITLSTISLIIGEILFWSGGILVGKELFGKYKSYFNPKNWFKKEDQDKE; encoded by the coding sequence ATGAAAAAAAAGAACTGGACAATCCGGCTGGGAATATTTCTGATTATTTTCTGTATCCCATTTTTTCTATTTATAGCTATTATGCCATTTCTCGAAATGGAAGCTAAAACCAAAATTACGCTCTCAACCATATCTTTAATAATTGGTGAAATCTTATTTTGGTCAGGTGGAATACTGGTTGGCAAAGAACTTTTTGGAAAATACAAATCTTACTTCAACCCTAAAAACTGGTTCAAAAAAGAAGATCAGGATAAGGAATAA
- the hutG gene encoding formimidoylglutamase yields the protein MDINAEYRPAEKGYWEGRKSNPDMGNQYWHQQIEFVNWDDLKNQPENAEKIDIALLGYVCDEGVRRNRGRIGAHEGPKAVRDRLAKLPIHFEAKRVIDAGNIICNDDDMEASQELFANAISDLVKENIFPIGIGGGHDMSYAHYMGIRDAIKDSKKQRVGIINFDAHFDLRPVEGKSNSGTPFNQIISEYHEKGENVDYYAIGIQQQSNTKELFDIAEREHINYSINYDCESSAIEMESLKKKLAPIIANNNYLYITIDMDGFSSAYAPGVSAPSPLGFTPYFVFKLLSFLFATKKVIAFDIAELNPSLDRDMTTASLAAKILDFVVLNYESPL from the coding sequence ATGGATATTAATGCTGAATATCGTCCAGCAGAAAAAGGATATTGGGAAGGTAGAAAATCAAATCCAGACATGGGAAACCAATACTGGCATCAGCAAATTGAATTTGTAAACTGGGATGATTTAAAAAACCAGCCAGAAAATGCAGAGAAGATTGATATAGCACTTTTGGGTTATGTTTGTGATGAGGGAGTTCGAAGAAATCGAGGTCGAATTGGTGCTCATGAAGGCCCAAAAGCAGTTCGCGATCGCTTGGCTAAGCTACCCATCCATTTTGAAGCCAAACGAGTAATTGATGCAGGAAATATTATCTGTAATGATGATGATATGGAAGCAAGTCAGGAGTTATTTGCCAATGCCATCTCTGATCTCGTAAAAGAGAATATATTCCCTATTGGAATTGGTGGAGGGCACGACATGTCCTATGCACATTACATGGGAATTCGTGATGCGATTAAGGATTCTAAAAAGCAGAGGGTAGGCATCATTAATTTCGATGCGCACTTCGACCTTCGTCCAGTTGAGGGGAAGAGTAATTCGGGAACACCTTTCAATCAGATCATTTCAGAATATCATGAAAAAGGCGAGAATGTAGATTATTATGCGATCGGTATTCAACAACAATCCAACACAAAAGAACTGTTTGATATCGCGGAAAGGGAGCACATCAATTATTCGATTAATTACGATTGTGAATCATCGGCAATAGAAATGGAGAGCCTAAAAAAGAAGTTGGCCCCAATCATTGCGAACAATAATTACCTTTACATTACAATAGATATGGATGGCTTTTCGTCGGCTTATGCACCAGGTGTAAGTGCGCCATCTCCACTGGGTTTTACGCCTTATTTTGTGTTTAAGTTGCTGAGTTTTTTGTTCGCAACGAAAAAGGTAATTGCTTTCGATATTGCAGAATTAAATCCATCCCTCGATAGAGATATGACCACAGCTAGCTTGGCTGCTAAAATACTCGATTTTGTGGTTTTGAATTATGAGTCGCCTTTGTAA
- a CDS encoding urocanate hydratase: MTFQEQILQGIPSELPAKKAYPKDANRAPKRKDILSVEEKQLAIRNALRYFPKPWHKELAAEFAQELLDFGRIYMYRFKPEYKIYARPIQDYPAKSQQAAGIMMMMQNNLDPAVAQHPEELITYGGNGAVFQNWAQYLLTMEYLATMTDEQTLHMYSGHPMGLFPSSKGAPRVIVTNGLVIPNYSKPDHWEKFNALGVSQYGQMTAGSFMYIGPQGIVHGTTITVMNAFRKILKKGETPGGKIFLTAGLGGMSGAQPKAGNIAGCITIGAEVNPKAATKRHEQGWVDVLIDNMDDLIKRVKQAQETKEVVSIAFIGNVVDVWERFDKENIFIHVGSDQTSLHIPWTGGYYPVDVEFDEANRLIREEPEVFKEKVQASLRRQAASINNHTAKGTYFFDYGNAFLLEASRAGADIMADNGIDFRYKSYVQDILGPMCFDYGFGPFRWVCASGRAEDLDMTDEIAMQVLQEIKENSPEEIQLQMQDNITWIKEAKQNKMVVGSQARILYADAEGRSKIAEAFNNAIAAGKIGPVVLGRDHHDVSGTDSPYRETSNIYDGSKFTADMSIHNVIGDSFRGATWVSIHNGGGVGWGEVSNGGFGMLLDGTPEADARLKSMLFYDVNNGIARRSWARNDEAMFAIKREMERTPSLKVTIPNLVEDNLLNDLF, encoded by the coding sequence ATGACATTTCAAGAACAGATTTTGCAAGGAATTCCATCTGAATTACCAGCAAAGAAGGCTTATCCAAAGGATGCTAATAGAGCACCAAAGAGAAAGGATATTTTATCAGTAGAGGAAAAGCAATTGGCTATTCGTAATGCTTTGCGTTATTTTCCAAAGCCTTGGCATAAAGAACTTGCCGCTGAATTTGCACAGGAGTTATTAGACTTTGGTCGTATATATATGTACCGATTCAAGCCTGAATATAAAATTTACGCTCGTCCAATTCAAGATTATCCTGCTAAATCTCAACAAGCTGCAGGTATCATGATGATGATGCAAAATAACTTGGATCCTGCTGTAGCTCAGCATCCAGAGGAGTTGATTACTTATGGAGGTAACGGTGCTGTGTTCCAAAACTGGGCGCAATACCTACTTACTATGGAATATTTGGCGACGATGACTGATGAGCAAACATTGCATATGTACTCAGGTCATCCTATGGGGCTTTTTCCATCATCTAAAGGTGCGCCTAGAGTAATTGTTACAAATGGTTTGGTTATACCTAACTATTCGAAGCCTGATCATTGGGAGAAATTCAATGCTTTAGGTGTTTCACAATACGGGCAAATGACTGCAGGTTCTTTCATGTACATTGGTCCACAAGGTATTGTTCATGGAACAACAATTACGGTGATGAATGCTTTCCGTAAAATCTTGAAAAAAGGAGAGACTCCTGGTGGAAAGATTTTCTTAACTGCCGGTTTAGGTGGTATGAGTGGTGCTCAACCTAAAGCGGGTAATATTGCCGGATGTATCACAATTGGTGCAGAGGTGAACCCTAAGGCAGCTACTAAGCGTCATGAGCAAGGTTGGGTTGATGTATTGATTGACAATATGGACGATCTAATTAAGCGTGTAAAACAAGCTCAGGAAACTAAAGAAGTTGTATCTATTGCCTTTATTGGTAATGTGGTTGATGTGTGGGAACGTTTCGATAAAGAGAATATCTTTATTCACGTTGGTTCTGACCAAACTTCGCTACATATTCCATGGACTGGTGGTTACTATCCAGTTGATGTTGAATTTGATGAGGCCAACCGTTTGATTCGTGAAGAGCCGGAAGTATTCAAAGAAAAAGTACAGGCTTCACTTCGTCGTCAGGCTGCATCTATAAACAATCATACAGCTAAAGGAACTTATTTCTTCGATTACGGAAATGCTTTCTTATTGGAAGCTTCTCGTGCTGGTGCTGATATTATGGCTGATAATGGTATCGATTTCAGATACAAATCATACGTTCAGGATATTTTAGGACCTATGTGTTTCGACTATGGTTTCGGACCATTCCGTTGGGTTTGTGCATCGGGTAGAGCAGAAGATTTGGATATGACTGATGAGATTGCGATGCAAGTTCTACAGGAGATCAAGGAGAATTCTCCAGAAGAGATTCAATTGCAGATGCAAGATAACATCACTTGGATTAAAGAGGCAAAGCAAAATAAAATGGTTGTTGGTTCTCAGGCACGTATTTTATATGCTGATGCTGAAGGACGCTCTAAGATTGCTGAAGCTTTCAATAACGCCATTGCTGCTGGTAAAATTGGACCAGTTGTTTTAGGTCGTGATCATCATGATGTGAGTGGTACTGACTCGCCATACAGAGAAACATCAAATATTTACGACGGATCTAAGTTTACGGCTGATATGTCTATTCACAATGTGATTGGAGATAGCTTTAGAGGTGCGACTTGGGTATCAATCCACAATGGTGGTGGTGTAGGTTGGGGTGAAGTATCTAATGGAGGTTTCGGAATGTTACTTGATGGAACTCCAGAAGCTGATGCTCGCCTGAAAAGCATGTTATTTTACGATGTAAATAATGGTATTGCACGTCGTTCATGGGCTCGTAACGATGAAGCTATGTTCGCTATTAAGCGCGAGATGGAACGTACACCTAGTTTGAAAGTTACCATTCCAAACCTAGTTGAAGACAACTTACTGAACGACCTTTTTTAA